The following proteins are encoded in a genomic region of Mycolicibacterium rutilum:
- a CDS encoding TetR/AcrR family transcriptional regulator: MRRGSKPRPSGEPGVKVDARSERWREHRKKVRAEIVDAAFRAIDRLGPNVSVREIAEEAGTAKPKIYRHFTDKSDMFTEIGQRMRDMLWAAIIPSIDVEHDSARQIVARGVGHYVELVEQHPNVVRFLLQGRFADQSAAAMTAVNKGSEITLAVADMISAELKDLAPDPAAFELAAYAIFGTAASATDWWLGADDDNPRRMPADQFVAHMTTIMVGAINGTAELIGIKIDADQPIHTAVAKQQPVA, from the coding sequence GTGCGACGAGGGTCCAAGCCACGCCCCAGCGGCGAACCGGGTGTCAAGGTCGACGCCCGCAGCGAACGCTGGCGTGAGCACCGCAAGAAGGTGCGGGCCGAGATCGTCGACGCCGCCTTCCGCGCCATCGACCGCCTGGGTCCCAACGTCAGCGTGCGCGAGATCGCCGAGGAGGCCGGCACCGCCAAGCCGAAGATCTACCGGCACTTCACCGACAAGTCGGACATGTTCACCGAGATCGGTCAGCGGATGCGCGACATGCTGTGGGCGGCGATCATCCCGTCGATCGATGTCGAGCACGACTCGGCGCGCCAGATCGTCGCGCGCGGTGTGGGGCACTACGTCGAGCTGGTCGAGCAGCACCCCAACGTGGTTCGGTTCCTGCTGCAGGGCCGGTTCGCCGACCAGTCCGCGGCCGCGATGACCGCCGTCAACAAGGGCAGCGAGATCACGCTGGCGGTCGCCGACATGATCAGCGCCGAACTCAAGGACCTGGCGCCGGATCCGGCGGCGTTCGAGCTCGCGGCGTACGCGATCTTCGGCACCGCCGCCTCCGCGACAGACTGGTGGCTCGGCGCCGACGACGACAACCCGCGCCGGATGCCTGCCGACCAGTTCGTCGCGCACATGACCACGATCATGGTGGGCGCCATCAACGGCACCGCCGAGCTGATCGGCATCAAGATCGACGCCGACCAGCCCATCCACACCGCGGTCGCCAAGCAGCAGCCTGTCGCCTGA
- a CDS encoding flavin-containing monooxygenase — MTLAEQAAEPTATKPVHTRALIIGAGFSGLGMAIALQRRNVDFLILEKADEIGGTWRDNTYPGCACDIPSHMYSFSFEPKADWSHMWSFQPEIFDYLKGVADKYGLRRYTRFGSHVDRAHWDDDENRWHVFTKDGREFVAQFVISGAGGLHIPMVPDFPGLDEFGGAAFHSAEWEHSVELTGKRVAVIGTGASAIQIVPEIVKDVAELQLYQRTPAWVMPRPNNPIPQWMRNMFATVPGTRRLMRAGIYWIHEGVGFAMTQQPRLLKIGELLGKWNIRKSIKDPELRRKLTPDYRAGCKRILNSDTYYRGIANPKTQVITEAIQRFTPTGIVTADGAAHDVDVVVFATGFHVTDSYTYVQIKGPRGEDLVDRWNREGIAALRGITVADMPNLFFLLGPNTALGHNSVVFMIESQIRYAAQAIAAVDKAGAQALAPTREAQDRYNEELQDELAGTVWSTGGCRSWYLDEHGVNRTLWSGMTWQYWLATRKFDASEYSFSS, encoded by the coding sequence ATGACCCTTGCCGAGCAGGCAGCCGAGCCGACCGCGACGAAACCGGTGCACACCCGAGCGCTGATCATCGGCGCGGGCTTCTCCGGGCTCGGCATGGCGATCGCGCTGCAGCGCCGCAACGTCGATTTCCTGATCCTGGAGAAGGCCGACGAGATCGGCGGCACCTGGCGCGACAACACCTATCCGGGTTGCGCCTGCGACATCCCGTCACACATGTACTCGTTCTCCTTCGAACCGAAGGCCGACTGGAGCCATATGTGGTCGTTTCAGCCGGAGATTTTCGACTACCTCAAGGGTGTCGCCGACAAGTACGGGCTGCGCCGCTACACCCGGTTCGGCTCGCACGTCGACCGCGCGCACTGGGATGACGACGAGAACCGCTGGCACGTGTTCACCAAGGACGGCCGCGAGTTCGTCGCGCAGTTCGTCATCTCGGGCGCGGGCGGCCTGCACATCCCGATGGTTCCGGACTTTCCCGGCCTCGACGAATTCGGCGGTGCCGCTTTCCATTCCGCGGAGTGGGAGCACAGCGTCGAGCTGACGGGCAAGCGAGTCGCGGTGATCGGCACCGGCGCCAGCGCCATCCAGATCGTGCCGGAGATCGTCAAGGACGTGGCCGAACTGCAGCTCTACCAGCGCACCCCGGCGTGGGTGATGCCGCGGCCCAACAACCCGATCCCGCAGTGGATGCGCAACATGTTCGCGACCGTGCCGGGCACCCGCCGGTTGATGCGCGCGGGCATCTACTGGATCCACGAAGGGGTCGGCTTCGCGATGACCCAGCAGCCGAGGCTGCTGAAAATCGGTGAGCTGCTGGGCAAGTGGAACATCCGCAAGTCGATCAAGGATCCGGAGCTGCGCCGCAAGCTCACCCCCGATTACCGGGCGGGTTGCAAGCGAATCCTCAACTCCGACACCTACTACCGCGGTATCGCCAACCCGAAGACCCAGGTGATCACCGAAGCGATCCAGCGGTTCACCCCGACCGGCATCGTCACCGCCGACGGCGCCGCCCACGACGTCGATGTCGTGGTGTTCGCCACCGGTTTTCACGTCACCGACTCCTACACCTACGTCCAGATCAAGGGGCCGCGCGGTGAAGACCTGGTCGACCGGTGGAACCGCGAAGGCATCGCGGCGCTGCGCGGTATCACGGTCGCCGACATGCCGAACCTGTTCTTCCTGCTCGGACCCAACACCGCGCTGGGGCACAACTCGGTGGTGTTCATGATCGAGTCGCAGATCCGCTACGCGGCCCAGGCCATCGCCGCGGTGGACAAGGCGGGCGCCCAGGCGCTGGCGCCGACCCGCGAGGCGCAGGACCGCTACAACGAGGAACTGCAGGACGAGCTGGCCGGCACGGTGTGGAGCACCGGAGGATGCCGCAGCTGGTATCTCGACGAGCACGGCGTCAACCGCACGCTGTGGAGCGGGATGACCTGGCAGTACTGGCTGGCGACCCGCAAGTTCGACGCGTCGGAGTACAGCTTCA
- a CDS encoding DUF6636 domain-containing protein has translation MVLARLATAAALIGAAPLLTPLPAAHADISGFTSPSGNIGCIIDVDHVRCDIAERDWAPPPPPTECRFDYGQGIVLQPGRGAWFVCAGDTALGGGAPLAYGDDFSAGVLRCESEPSGVTCRDVEDGHGFTISRQAYRLF, from the coding sequence ATGGTGCTCGCCCGACTGGCTACTGCCGCCGCTCTCATCGGTGCTGCGCCCCTACTTACCCCACTGCCCGCCGCGCACGCCGACATCAGCGGATTCACCTCGCCCTCAGGCAACATCGGCTGCATCATCGACGTCGACCACGTCCGCTGCGATATCGCCGAGCGTGACTGGGCGCCTCCGCCACCACCGACGGAATGCCGGTTCGACTACGGCCAGGGCATCGTTCTACAACCCGGCCGCGGCGCATGGTTCGTCTGCGCCGGCGACACCGCGCTCGGCGGCGGCGCTCCGCTGGCCTACGGCGACGACTTCTCGGCTGGGGTGCTCCGCTGCGAGAGTGAACCGTCGGGCGTCACCTGCCGTGACGTCGAAGACGGTCACGGCTTCACGATCTCGCGCCAGGCGTACCGGCTTTTCTGA
- a CDS encoding nSTAND1 domain-containing NTPase produces the protein MSHSSRDMRDAVALKQWLVGQDPPLANEIFLDVDPESGLRTGTRWKDALRRANARCEAVICLLSTNWESSHECKVEYRTAENLNKQIFVARLEPSAGDELTSEWQRCDLFGDGPKTGIDIGDGEPVELLTAGLYLLRDGIRGAGIGAESFAWPPPNDPQRSPYRGWEPLDEADAAVFFGRDAQIVRAMDAVRGMRLSGVDSLFVVLGPSGTGKSSFLRAGLLPRLRREDRRFALLDIVRPERDVITGESGFAQAMCRTRARYGLPQPSLGEVKAACAAGEVGTVIRLLGELRAAAAARVPDDDEGSESAAAPTLVVPVDQAEELFTADGGESSEQFLRLLSGVIEEMNGAEAGIVVAATIRTDRYEAMQTHPLLSGLGTVLFDELKPMPPTQFQEVIVGPARRSTDGGRPLRVAPELVERLLVDAGEGADTLPMLALTLWRLFTDYGITGELTPAHYESLGGMRRVVQTEIDDVLAADPATRASQLASLRAAFIPWLATINPDNDQPLRRVARYTDLPGPGRPLIDALVAKRLMVKDTRGGEPVVEVALESLLRQWDELAGWLREERKSLKDADDLERAAHAWATNGHDPAWLLAGSRLSDAENLAVADGFQQRLTGTSDFLAASRAAENERLAAEEEQRQAELRTAQERQATAEAHAATLRKRSRILRSVLAVTAVVAVAAAVGFVRANAASNEATRQFREATGQRLNAEAQAMLADTQPGGDIRALQQLLAAHALTTAPDEGTLYDAVVQKAWTQRLIQTPGLVTGTAFSPDGRLLAASCSDDVVRIWDSDTGQPHGEPLRGHEEPVNDLSFSPDGKRLAASSVDGTVRVWDVASGRQSGDAFVGDAGANDEPAAVRSVHFASGGRELIVNTDDGKVRVFDAESHRVKGAPIANGADLVAVSSRGVIAANGRGAGDTAILMGSFGAPGATSRLDGHTKDVIDLAFSPDGAWLASTSADFTVRLWDVQAGRAAGEPLEGHTGEATEVAFSPDNRLLASGGADRTVRLWDVATGDPVGVPLTGPSGTVTTLAFDPSGTRLVAGSSDGSLRIWSMPAVIPLAGHTVAFSPDGKLAVGGIDGSLRLWDPATHEPVGEPFVGADGEMARLAFSADGERMVSVNAEGTLQVWEVASRRPLGAPVDVGADDTIIVALGIDPEARFAATGGQGSTVRLWDLQDGSAVGAAIEKPGLTTALAVREGGGEVLGTTQRSDGFGRLWRWNAESGEEISSEPLGLMSTATVSRSGAVAVGGDGDVVFHQPDEIEDDAEPVRGHPDPVSAIVFGPSDHRAVSGSRDGTVRLWDVATEEPIGKSYRGATGMVVSLAMSPDGRRFAAGGVDSTSRVWPATASPADLCAVLTGNMSQKQWDDWVSPDIDYIKTCPELPIAPD, from the coding sequence ATGAGTCACTCGAGCCGGGACATGCGCGACGCGGTGGCGCTCAAGCAATGGCTGGTCGGTCAGGACCCGCCTCTGGCCAACGAGATCTTCCTCGACGTCGACCCCGAGAGCGGGTTGCGCACCGGAACGCGCTGGAAGGACGCGCTGCGGCGCGCCAACGCCCGCTGCGAGGCGGTCATCTGCCTGCTGTCAACCAACTGGGAGTCCTCTCACGAGTGCAAGGTCGAGTACCGCACGGCCGAGAACCTGAACAAGCAGATCTTCGTGGCGCGTCTGGAACCGTCGGCCGGTGACGAACTCACCTCGGAATGGCAGCGGTGCGACCTGTTCGGCGACGGTCCGAAAACCGGGATCGACATCGGCGACGGCGAACCGGTCGAACTGCTCACGGCCGGGCTCTACCTTCTGCGCGACGGGATCCGCGGCGCGGGGATCGGCGCCGAATCTTTCGCCTGGCCGCCGCCGAACGATCCGCAGCGCTCGCCCTATCGCGGGTGGGAACCCCTCGACGAAGCCGACGCCGCAGTCTTCTTCGGCCGTGACGCGCAGATCGTGCGGGCGATGGACGCCGTGCGCGGTATGCGACTGTCGGGGGTCGACTCGCTGTTCGTGGTGCTGGGCCCGTCCGGTACCGGTAAGTCGTCCTTTCTACGGGCCGGCCTGCTGCCGCGGCTACGGCGCGAGGACCGCCGGTTCGCACTCCTCGACATCGTCCGGCCCGAACGCGATGTCATAACCGGTGAATCCGGTTTCGCTCAGGCGATGTGCCGAACCCGCGCACGGTACGGGCTGCCCCAACCCTCCCTCGGGGAGGTGAAGGCGGCATGCGCGGCCGGTGAGGTCGGGACAGTTATTCGGTTACTCGGTGAGCTGCGCGCCGCCGCGGCGGCACGGGTGCCTGACGACGACGAGGGAAGCGAATCAGCGGCCGCGCCAACCCTTGTCGTGCCCGTCGACCAAGCCGAGGAGCTGTTCACCGCGGACGGCGGCGAAAGCTCCGAGCAGTTCCTGCGGCTGCTCAGTGGCGTGATCGAGGAGATGAACGGCGCGGAGGCGGGAATCGTGGTGGCGGCGACCATCCGCACCGATCGCTACGAGGCGATGCAGACCCACCCCCTGCTGTCGGGCCTGGGCACCGTGCTCTTCGACGAACTCAAACCGATGCCTCCCACCCAGTTCCAGGAGGTGATCGTCGGCCCCGCTCGGCGGTCGACGGACGGCGGCCGCCCCCTGAGAGTGGCACCGGAACTCGTCGAACGCCTCCTCGTCGACGCCGGCGAAGGCGCCGACACGCTGCCGATGCTGGCGCTGACCCTGTGGCGGCTCTTCACCGACTACGGCATTACCGGCGAGCTCACGCCCGCGCACTACGAATCGCTGGGCGGAATGCGGCGGGTCGTGCAGACGGAGATCGATGACGTGCTGGCCGCGGATCCAGCCACGCGCGCTTCGCAACTGGCGAGTCTGCGCGCGGCGTTCATACCGTGGTTGGCCACGATCAACCCTGACAACGATCAGCCGCTGCGTCGAGTAGCCCGGTACACCGATCTGCCCGGGCCCGGTCGGCCGTTGATCGATGCGCTGGTCGCGAAGCGGTTGATGGTCAAAGACACGCGGGGCGGCGAGCCGGTCGTCGAGGTCGCACTGGAAAGCCTGCTGCGACAGTGGGATGAGCTGGCCGGCTGGCTCCGGGAGGAGCGCAAATCCCTCAAGGATGCCGACGACCTGGAACGGGCCGCCCACGCGTGGGCGACCAACGGGCACGACCCGGCGTGGCTGCTGGCCGGGTCCCGCCTCTCGGACGCCGAGAACCTCGCGGTGGCAGACGGATTCCAGCAACGCCTCACCGGTACCTCCGACTTTCTCGCCGCCTCACGCGCCGCGGAGAACGAGCGACTGGCCGCGGAGGAGGAACAACGACAGGCCGAACTTCGGACGGCGCAGGAACGGCAGGCCACCGCTGAAGCACACGCGGCGACACTGCGCAAACGTTCGCGCATCCTGCGGTCGGTGTTGGCGGTCACGGCGGTGGTGGCGGTCGCGGCCGCCGTCGGCTTCGTCCGCGCGAACGCGGCCAGCAACGAGGCCACCCGACAGTTCAGGGAGGCAACGGGCCAGCGTCTCAACGCAGAAGCTCAAGCCATGCTCGCCGACACCCAGCCCGGCGGCGATATCCGTGCCCTTCAACAACTGTTGGCCGCGCACGCGCTGACCACGGCCCCCGACGAAGGCACGCTCTACGACGCCGTTGTGCAGAAGGCATGGACCCAACGGCTGATCCAGACGCCGGGCCTCGTGACCGGAACGGCCTTCAGCCCCGACGGGCGGCTGCTGGCCGCGAGCTGCTCGGACGATGTCGTGCGCATATGGGACAGCGACACCGGCCAACCCCACGGCGAACCGCTGCGCGGCCATGAAGAACCGGTGAATGACCTCAGTTTCAGCCCGGACGGCAAGCGATTGGCCGCCTCGAGCGTCGACGGTACGGTGCGGGTGTGGGATGTGGCCTCGGGCAGGCAGTCCGGTGACGCCTTCGTCGGCGACGCCGGTGCCAACGACGAACCCGCAGCGGTGCGGTCCGTGCATTTCGCCTCGGGCGGGCGGGAACTCATCGTCAACACCGATGACGGAAAGGTCCGGGTGTTCGACGCGGAGTCCCATCGGGTCAAGGGCGCGCCGATCGCCAACGGCGCCGACCTCGTGGCCGTCAGCAGCCGAGGCGTCATCGCGGCCAACGGAAGGGGGGCCGGGGACACGGCGATCCTCATGGGCAGTTTCGGCGCGCCTGGCGCGACATCCCGCCTGGATGGTCACACCAAGGATGTGATCGATCTGGCGTTCAGCCCGGACGGCGCCTGGCTGGCCTCCACGTCGGCCGACTTCACCGTGCGGCTGTGGGACGTGCAGGCCGGCCGGGCCGCCGGCGAGCCGCTCGAAGGCCACACCGGCGAGGCCACCGAAGTGGCGTTCAGCCCCGATAACCGGCTTCTTGCCAGTGGCGGAGCCGACCGCACCGTGCGGCTGTGGGACGTGGCCACCGGTGACCCCGTCGGCGTCCCGCTCACCGGCCCGTCAGGCACGGTGACGACGCTGGCGTTCGACCCGAGCGGCACGCGACTGGTCGCCGGAAGCAGCGACGGCTCGCTTCGCATCTGGAGTATGCCCGCTGTCATTCCCCTTGCCGGACATACGGTTGCGTTCAGCCCCGATGGAAAACTCGCGGTCGGTGGTATCGACGGGAGCCTGCGGCTGTGGGATCCGGCGACGCACGAGCCGGTAGGGGAGCCCTTCGTGGGTGCCGACGGTGAGATGGCGCGCCTGGCGTTCAGCGCAGACGGTGAACGTATGGTCTCGGTGAACGCCGAGGGCACACTACAGGTTTGGGAAGTCGCCTCCCGGCGGCCGCTCGGTGCTCCGGTCGATGTCGGCGCCGATGATACGATCATCGTGGCGCTGGGCATCGATCCCGAGGCGAGGTTCGCGGCAACCGGAGGGCAAGGCAGCACAGTTCGACTGTGGGACCTGCAGGACGGAAGCGCCGTGGGCGCCGCCATTGAGAAGCCAGGCTTGACCACTGCCCTCGCGGTCCGGGAAGGCGGCGGGGAAGTCCTCGGCACCACCCAGAGGTCCGACGGGTTCGGACGACTCTGGCGCTGGAACGCCGAATCCGGTGAGGAGATTTCTTCTGAGCCGCTCGGGCTGATGTCCACCGCGACAGTGAGCCGCTCGGGTGCCGTCGCCGTCGGAGGCGACGGCGACGTCGTATTTCACCAGCCTGACGAGATCGAAGACGATGCCGAGCCCGTCCGTGGTCACCCGGATCCGGTCTCAGCGATCGTCTTCGGACCGAGCGATCACCGAGCGGTGTCGGGAAGCCGCGACGGCACCGTCCGGCTCTGGGACGTCGCGACCGAAGAACCGATCGGGAAGAGTTACCGGGGAGCGACCGGGATGGTCGTCAGCCTCGCCATGAGCCCGGACGGCAGGCGGTTCGCCGCGGGAGGCGTCGACAGCACCAGCCGCGTCTGGCCCGCGACCGCGTCGCCGGCAGACCTGTGCGCCGTACTGACGGGGAATATGAGTCAAAAGCAGTGGGACGACTGGGTTTCCCCGGATATCGACTACATCAAGACGTGCCCCGAGCTACCGATCGCGCCGGACTGA
- a CDS encoding NAD(P)/FAD-dependent oxidoreductase has translation MTQRYDLVIAGGGPSGSAAAWQAAQTGAKVVVLDKAEFPRAKPCGDGLTARAVSYLQKMGLAEEVATYHRVNRVTVFSPSEWELSFPKRPGMPDHGHTVSRERLDTTLLKHAESAGAEVRQGAEVSGPILENGRVVGVTLKSGEKVYGDAVIAADGAYSPIKRALKIDSEYNGYSAIAIRSEMHANRPDSDSLDIYLKLVFEGDQLPGYGWVFPMGNGIFNIGLGYVNSYKNWQSINATQFLGDFLRTLPREWDLPPIEELKKNKSVRAWRLPMGFTAWPPWRPGVLFTGDSLGAGKPASGAGISKALESGLAAGECAIAALQNGGPDDFTNYGQRMEAAWGREYRRGRYMHKLIGQPKLANAGVKLIDNAAFRDRMLKALYKKAQGPQHTIK, from the coding sequence ATGACGCAGCGATACGACCTGGTCATCGCGGGTGGCGGGCCTTCCGGCTCGGCCGCCGCGTGGCAGGCCGCGCAGACCGGCGCGAAGGTAGTGGTCCTGGACAAGGCCGAATTCCCGCGGGCCAAGCCCTGCGGCGACGGGCTCACCGCCCGCGCCGTGAGCTATCTGCAGAAGATGGGGCTGGCCGAGGAGGTCGCCACCTACCACCGGGTGAACCGCGTGACGGTGTTCAGCCCGAGCGAGTGGGAGCTGTCGTTTCCCAAGCGGCCCGGCATGCCCGACCACGGCCACACGGTCAGCCGTGAGCGCCTCGACACCACCCTGCTCAAGCACGCCGAGTCGGCGGGCGCCGAGGTGCGCCAGGGCGCCGAGGTGAGCGGGCCGATCCTGGAGAACGGCCGGGTCGTCGGGGTGACGCTCAAGAGCGGCGAGAAGGTGTACGGCGACGCGGTGATCGCCGCCGACGGCGCCTACTCCCCCATCAAGCGCGCGTTGAAGATCGACTCGGAGTACAACGGCTACTCGGCGATCGCCATCCGTTCGGAGATGCACGCCAACCGGCCCGACTCCGACAGCCTCGACATCTACCTCAAACTCGTCTTCGAGGGTGATCAGCTGCCCGGATACGGCTGGGTGTTCCCGATGGGCAACGGGATCTTCAACATCGGGCTGGGCTACGTCAACAGTTACAAGAACTGGCAGTCGATCAACGCCACCCAGTTCCTCGGCGACTTCCTGCGCACGCTGCCGCGCGAGTGGGACCTCCCGCCGATCGAAGAGCTGAAGAAGAACAAGAGCGTTCGCGCCTGGCGGCTGCCGATGGGCTTCACCGCGTGGCCGCCGTGGCGACCCGGCGTGCTGTTCACCGGCGACTCGCTGGGCGCGGGCAAGCCGGCATCAGGTGCGGGGATCTCCAAGGCGCTGGAATCTGGTCTGGCCGCGGGCGAGTGCGCGATCGCGGCGCTGCAGAACGGCGGCCCCGACGACTTCACCAATTACGGGCAGCGCATGGAGGCGGCGTGGGGCCGGGAGTACCGGCGCGGCCGCTACATGCACAAGCTCATCGGACAGCCGAAGCTGGCCAACGCGGGCGTGAAGCTGATCGACAACGCCGCGTTCCGCGACCGGATGCTCAAGGCGCTCTACAAGAAGGCCCAGGGCCCGCAGCACACCATCAAGTGA
- a CDS encoding L-lactate MFS transporter codes for MTAGTNTRPAPFFSRDRIVASPGWSRWLVPPAALSIHLSIGAAYSWSVFKNPLEGALGISGTLSALPFTVGIVVLGVSAAIFGTWVDRNGPRAAMFAAMCCFCGGWLIGSAGLALGQYWLVLLGYGFIGGIGWGIGYISPVSTLIKWFPDKPGMATGLAIMGFGGGALIASPWSTAMLDMFGTDSSGIAKTFLVHGVAYAVFMSLGWLLVRVPRPDWKPHGWTPSAPVADSIVTGGQVSANNALKTPQFWLLWIVLCFNVTAGIGILEKASPIYQDFFPAAGVAAAALAAAAAGYVALLSLSNMLGRIGWSSLSDKIGRKNAYRMYLGVGALLYLTITLMENSNKVVFLVATMLILSFYGAGFATVPAYLRDLFGTYQVGAIHGRLLTAWSAAGILGPILVNAVADSQEAAGKSGPDLYTMSFSIMIGLLVVGFVCNELIRPVNDKWHEPAQADGTLQEAKQ; via the coding sequence ATGACTGCAGGCACCAATACGCGGCCCGCGCCGTTTTTCAGCAGGGACCGCATCGTCGCCTCGCCCGGGTGGAGCCGTTGGCTGGTGCCACCCGCAGCGCTGTCGATCCACTTGTCGATCGGCGCGGCCTACTCCTGGAGCGTCTTCAAGAACCCGCTGGAAGGTGCGCTCGGCATCTCCGGCACCCTGAGCGCGTTGCCGTTCACCGTCGGCATCGTCGTCCTCGGGGTGTCCGCGGCGATCTTCGGCACCTGGGTCGACCGCAACGGCCCGCGCGCGGCCATGTTCGCCGCGATGTGCTGCTTCTGCGGAGGCTGGCTGATCGGCTCGGCCGGGCTCGCACTGGGGCAGTACTGGCTGGTGCTGCTCGGCTACGGGTTCATCGGCGGCATCGGCTGGGGCATCGGCTACATCTCGCCGGTGTCGACCCTGATCAAGTGGTTCCCCGACAAACCCGGCATGGCAACGGGGCTGGCGATCATGGGTTTCGGCGGCGGTGCACTGATCGCGTCACCCTGGTCGACGGCGATGCTCGACATGTTCGGCACGGACTCTTCGGGCATCGCGAAAACCTTCCTCGTGCACGGCGTCGCGTATGCGGTGTTCATGTCGCTGGGCTGGCTTCTCGTTCGCGTGCCGAGGCCGGACTGGAAACCGCACGGTTGGACACCGTCGGCGCCCGTTGCGGACTCGATCGTCACCGGCGGTCAGGTCTCGGCCAACAATGCGCTCAAGACGCCACAGTTCTGGCTGCTCTGGATTGTGTTGTGTTTCAACGTGACCGCTGGGATCGGCATCCTGGAGAAGGCGTCGCCGATCTACCAGGACTTCTTCCCGGCGGCCGGGGTCGCCGCCGCCGCACTCGCCGCGGCCGCAGCCGGCTACGTTGCGCTGCTGTCGCTGTCGAACATGTTGGGCCGCATCGGCTGGTCGAGCCTGTCGGACAAGATCGGGCGCAAGAACGCCTACCGCATGTACCTGGGCGTGGGTGCGTTGCTCTATCTGACCATCACGCTGATGGAGAACTCCAACAAGGTCGTCTTCCTCGTCGCGACCATGCTGATCCTGTCCTTCTACGGCGCCGGTTTCGCGACCGTCCCCGCATACCTCCGCGACCTGTTCGGGACGTACCAGGTCGGCGCGATCCACGGGCGGCTGCTCACCGCGTGGTCCGCGGCGGGCATCCTCGGGCCGATTCTGGTCAATGCGGTCGCCGACAGCCAGGAGGCGGCGGGCAAGTCCGGACCCGACCTGTACACGATGTCGTTCTCGATCATGATCGGGCTGCTCGTCGTCGGCTTCGTGTGCAACGAGTTGATCCGACCCGTCAACGACAAATGGCACGAGCCGGCCCAGGCCGACGGCACCCTGCAGGAGGCGAAGCAGTGA
- a CDS encoding GNAT family N-acetyltransferase — MTHELTTRDLTNDTWDDFVSALGSNGGARGCWCMHWRLSIAEWMEGKGEGNKRAMKNLSRRKPAPGVVVYDGATPVAWCSLGPRSAFARLDRSPLLKRVDDEQVCSVACVFVARGYRRTGLLPSILDAVCDYAAAHGYPAVEGYPVDPPDGRRAGSDTAMTGIASAFREAGFTEVARPRKDRPIMRRAVS, encoded by the coding sequence ATGACGCACGAGTTGACGACCCGTGACCTGACCAACGACACGTGGGACGACTTCGTCAGCGCGCTCGGCAGCAACGGCGGTGCCCGCGGCTGCTGGTGCATGCACTGGCGGTTGTCGATCGCCGAGTGGATGGAGGGCAAGGGCGAAGGAAACAAGCGGGCGATGAAGAACCTGTCCCGGCGGAAGCCGGCACCCGGCGTCGTCGTCTACGACGGCGCCACACCGGTGGCCTGGTGTTCATTGGGTCCGCGCAGCGCGTTCGCGCGGTTGGACCGCTCGCCGCTGCTCAAACGTGTTGACGACGAGCAGGTTTGCTCGGTCGCTTGTGTGTTCGTCGCGCGCGGATACCGCAGAACCGGACTGCTGCCGTCGATACTGGACGCGGTGTGCGACTACGCAGCGGCCCATGGCTACCCCGCCGTCGAGGGCTATCCGGTGGATCCGCCCGACGGCCGCCGCGCCGGTTCCGACACGGCGATGACGGGCATCGCCAGCGCTTTTCGAGAGGCCGGTTTCACGGAGGTGGCTCGGCCGCGCAAGGACCGTCCGATCATGCGCCGCGCTGTCAGTTGA
- a CDS encoding MFS transporter small subunit: MTDHSAELHEYQETIPKVYIVLAWVWVAVPFAYGVYELLLKVKQLFET; the protein is encoded by the coding sequence GTGACCGATCACAGCGCCGAATTGCACGAATATCAAGAAACCATCCCGAAGGTCTACATCGTGTTGGCCTGGGTCTGGGTGGCCGTCCCGTTCGCCTACGGCGTCTACGAGCTGCTGCTCAAGGTCAAGCAGCTCTTCGAGACCTGA
- a CDS encoding CGNR zinc finger domain-containing protein has protein sequence MVTTADLIVRPRGPWRDAHFIGGHPVLDLANTVVDRSNPAPDNELLKTPADALTWCQAVGLLGRPPKKTTAASRTLLADLREVREQVWAVFTAMSNVEPLPPKQFGALLERAGTGAVTGVVVAGGNLDVECSAPAKIPAALALLAVHAAFTLPPDRIRTCHRCGWLFLDSSRGGRRRWCSMSTCGNREKASRHRSVVN, from the coding sequence ATGGTTACTACCGCCGACCTGATTGTCCGCCCCCGCGGGCCATGGCGCGACGCGCATTTCATCGGCGGCCACCCGGTACTCGACCTGGCCAACACCGTGGTCGACCGGTCGAATCCGGCGCCGGACAACGAACTGCTGAAGACACCCGCGGACGCGCTGACGTGGTGCCAGGCCGTCGGGCTTCTCGGCCGCCCACCCAAGAAGACGACGGCTGCCTCGCGGACCCTGCTCGCTGACCTGCGGGAGGTGCGCGAGCAGGTATGGGCGGTGTTCACGGCAATGTCGAACGTAGAACCGCTGCCGCCCAAGCAGTTTGGCGCCCTGCTCGAACGGGCAGGCACCGGCGCCGTCACCGGGGTGGTCGTGGCGGGAGGAAACCTCGACGTCGAGTGCAGCGCGCCGGCGAAGATCCCGGCCGCGCTGGCGCTGCTCGCCGTCCACGCAGCGTTCACCCTGCCGCCGGACCGGATCAGAACCTGCCACCGCTGCGGGTGGTTGTTTCTCGACTCGTCGCGCGGCGGGCGCCGCCGCTGGTGCAGCATGAGCACCTGCGGCAACCGCGAGAAGGCGAGCAGGCACCGCAGCGTCGTCAACTGA